The Planktothrix agardhii NIES-204 genomic interval TCTAAAAATTCTAAATAGGAAGATTCTAATTTTTTCTGCTGTAAATAAGACTTTGTGCGCCCGATGGGTAAATTTGTAATCGTTAATAGTTGATTAAAATGAATATCCAAATCTTTTTTTAAATAATCTTTATACGCTTGTTCAAGTTGAGATTGTTCGGGCGGTAAGGTGAACTTTTCGGAGGTTGGTAGGGCGGGGTTATAAACTAAATCTAAGATTAATTCCGGTGTTTTACCATAGCCCAAACGGTTTAACCATTGAATGGCTTGAATAGAATCCTGATAGACTCCTTTTCCTCGCATTTTATCTACATTATTTTCTAAATAACAAGGCAAAGATGCAACAATTCTTAATTGATTATCTGCACAATATTCGGGGATATCTTCATAACCTGGGACAAAATAAAGGGTTAAATTAGACCTAACAATAACTTGTTTTTTGCTTTTTCTTGCTGCTTCTACTAAAGGTTTAAATCCATAATTCATTTCTGGTGCCCCTCCGGTTAAATCTACCGTTTGAATTTGGGGAAACCGATTAATTAATTCAATTAGTTGTGAAGTAATATCAGGGTTCAGTTCTTCGGTACGTTTTGGCCCAGCTTCGACATGACAATGGTTACAAGCTAGATTACACCGTTTTCCTAAATTAATTTGTAATATTGTAATTGGTTGTTTTGTGAGGGGAAAACCGAGTTTTTGTGAAAACGGGGTCAGCGTTGTTTGAATCATGAGTTAAATTTGGATTAACTGTAATATTTAGCTTGTGCTAATTTTAGCATAAAAATAGCGATATAATCTTATTAAAGATTATATTTATTATTTCAATGTTATCTTTTCTGTCTCGTATCCCGTCTTTTTAGAGATTAATTATCCTAAATTAATCCAGTGATTAGCCCGAAATTAGAGAAAAAATGCTAATCACTGATGATTTATCTATTAATCGGCTGTTCCAATTGTGCTGGACGACCAGTAATATTAAATTTCTGCATCAAATACAAAACTCCCGCCGCCATAAACACCCCAAAAACCAACCCAATCACCGTTAAAATAATAAACGAACGTTGAATAATTTCCAAGGTTCTAGGGTCATGTTTTTTGGCTTCAACATCTTCAATTTCTTCAGAAACTTCACTCGGTTCGGGTTGGGGAAAGTGCAATTTATTCGCGTTGCCATTTTGATGAAACGGGCCAGGATTATTTGAGGGAAAATTCATAATAAAATCCAAAATGATTTAAACCGTTAACTCATTCTATTATAGAGATACTCGGACTTACTTTGTTCCCTTTTAACCATGATTGTTCTTTCCCCAGAATTGAAACAACGTTTATCCACACCCCTAAAAATTGGCACTGTAGAAGTCAACAGTCGTGTCCTCCAATCCCCCCTATCCGGTGTCACAGATTTAGTTTTTCGGCGCTTAGTACGTCGCTACGCCCCCGACTCCATGATGTACACCGAAATGGTTCACGCCAGCGAAGTCTGTCATGTTCGGGGACTTCCAAAAATCATGGAAGTTGACCCCAAGGAACGCCCAATTAGTATTCAATTATTCGATTGTCGCCCCGATTTTTTAGCCGAAGCCGCCCAAAAAGCCGTTCAAGAAGGAGCCGATACTATTGATATTAATATGGGTTGTCCTGTTAATAAAATTACGAAAAATGGGGGCGGTTCTTCGTTATTGCGACAACCGGAAATGGCAGAAACTATTATTCGGTCAGTGGTGGCGGCCGTGGATGTGCCTGTCACCGTAAAAACCCGGATTGGTTGGAGTGATGAAGAAATCACAATTTTAGATTTTGCCCGTAGAATGCAGGATGCGGGGGCAAAAATGATCACCATTCACGCCCGCACCCGCGCCCAAGGTTATCACGGTCAGGCAAAATGGGACTGGATTCGACAGGTTAAGGAACAGTTAAGGATTCCAGTGATTGCCAATGGCGATATTTTTTCCGTAGAAACGGCGATTCAATGTTTACAAGAAACGGGCGCTGATGGGGTAATGTGTTCACGAGGAACTCTGGGTTATCCGTTTTTAGTTGGAGAAATTGACTATTTTTTGAAAACCGGAGAATTTAAAACCCTTCCCTCCGTAATTGAACGGTTGCAATGTGCAAAAGAACACCTCCAAGCGTTGTGGGAATATAAGGGTGAACGGGGAATTTATCAATCTCGAAAACATTTAACCTGGTATGCAAAAGGGTTTCCTGGGGCGCACGAATTACGGGATCATTTGGCCAGAATTGAAACCGTTGCTCAAGGATGGGAATTATTAGATGATGCAATAAATCAGTTATCCTAGAACAGTTTTTTTGCCTAGAAAACTTTAGAATAGCGTTGATACGTTTCAATCTTTGACTTGAGTTTGAAACAGCCCTGCATTAACTAGGGTGGCTATGGGGGTCAACTTTTAACACATTAATCGTTTGATAAAGTTGATTCAGATATTGTTCCACCTCTGGGGATTTAGCCGTAAACCCCACATAAAAAGCTCCCGGTTTCGCCGATTTTTCTAGGACTTTTGCATAAATATCATCACTCCATTGTTCTGATTCTAATTTAATATTAAGTTTTAAATTGGCTAACGCCCCAGGAATAATATCATTATTCGCCTCCGTCACAATTAAACCTCCTTTTTCCGATAATCCCACTAAACTCGCCATTAAAACACCGTCGCTAATATGTTTGCCTTCTAAAATAAAATATTGTAATAAAATAGGATTCGGAATCGAATAAAAATGCTGTTCCTGTTTAGAAATAAACAGATTATAGTTACCTAAAATTCCCCCGATTTCATAAATAGTAATCGGCTTTTTGACTCCCTTGGGCTGAACTAATTTTTGATTTTCAATCTTAATTAAATTCCGACCCGCTTGATTTAATGTCATTTCAGAGATTAAAATTTGTCCTCCAGTTGTATAGGATTCAATCCGATAGGTCAAATTAACTTGACTTCCTACAACCCCATATTTTGTGCGTTTTTCCGACCCAATATTTCCCACCACAACTTCCCCCGTATTAATTCCAATTCCCATGTCTAAAGGAGATAAATTCCACTTTTCTAATTGTTCATTCACCTTCTGCATAGCTAATTGCATGGCTACCGCACAAGCAATCGCCCGTTGAACATCATCTTCCCGTAAAGTAGGAGCTCCAAATAAAACTAAAATTCCATCCCCCATAAACTCATCAATAGTTCCTTGATAGGTAGTAATCACATCGGCCATACAGGACAAATAAAAGTTTAAAATTTTAACTACTTCTTCAGGTTGTAAACGTTCTGAAAGGGCTGTAAATCCGCGTAAATCCGAGGTTAAAATGGTGATTTTTCGGCGCTCTCCTCCGAGTTTTAAACCTTCGGGTTTTTCTAATAAATTAGAAACGATTTCAGCACTCAAATAACGTCCAAAAATATTCCTAATATCCGAAGCGGAACGGGCAATATAAGCGGTAATGGCGATGGCTGAACCCGCTAAAGCTAAAAAGGGAGGAACCACCGGAATCCACCATCCTTGAATAAATAAAATATAGGTACTTCCCAGTAAAATTGTCGTGGATAAAATTGAAATAAAAACCTGTCGAATAATTAATAATTGTACTTTAGACGTTGCCCGAAATTTCCAGGTTAAAATTGCTCCTGCTGCTGACCAAATAAATATCCAAATCCATTCTAAAGTATCGGGTAACGTCTTAATTAACGGACGACTATCTAAGGCTGCACTAATAATTTGACTGGCAATATGGGTATGAACTTCCACCCCCGCCATGCGTTGGTTTGCTGACAAGGTATAGGGAGTGGACATTAAATCTTTGAAACTTTCCCCAACGGAACCGATTAAAATAATTCGATTTTTTCCCCAATCTTTAGGAAGTTTATCGGTTAAAATATCCTGAAAAGAAACAATCTCAAAACTGCGATTATATCCCCGATAATTTAAAAATATTTGATATCCTCCAGCATCAGCCCTTACATAGCCCCCATCATTTTTAGACAATGGTTTAAAAATAGTATCTTTAAATTTCCACCAATTATTAGTTCCTGGGACTATTTCTGGAGATATTCCTTGAGCATCTAAATAAAACATTGCCAAAAACAATCCTAAACTGTAGGAAGGTTGTCCCTGAGTATTATTAATAAGTAATAACGCCCGCCGAATAATATTATCTTCATCTAAAATTAAATCATTAGCTGCTACTCGATTTTTTTCTTTCAAAATTGGAGGGGCGGCAACGGATTCTAAGGATTTATCCCCTACAACTTTTTCAATTCC includes:
- the cya2 gene encoding guanylate cyclase, with the translated sequence MRAKIKQLAWEWRGVWITTPVMASLVILLRFSGILQSWEWAVYDQYMRLRPPEPRDKRIAIVGLDEADMKYIGQGYVPDQIYAQLIEKLVAMKPTVIGLDIYRDLPFEPGHKQLIKILAETPNLLGIEKVVGDKSLESVAAPPILKEKNRVAANDLILDEDNIIRRALLLINNTQGQPSYSLGLFLAMFYLDAQGISPEIVPGTNNWWKFKDTIFKPLSKNDGGYVRADAGGYQIFLNYRGYNRSFEIVSFQDILTDKLPKDWGKNRIILIGSVGESFKDLMSTPYTLSANQRMAGVEVHTHIASQIISAALDSRPLIKTLPDTLEWIWIFIWSAAGAILTWKFRATSKVQLLIIRQVFISILSTTILLGSTYILFIQGWWIPVVPPFLALAGSAIAITAYIARSASDIRNIFGRYLSAEIVSNLLEKPEGLKLGGERRKITILTSDLRGFTALSERLQPEEVVKILNFYLSCMADVITTYQGTIDEFMGDGILVLFGAPTLREDDVQRAIACAVAMQLAMQKVNEQLEKWNLSPLDMGIGINTGEVVVGNIGSEKRTKYGVVGSQVNLTYRIESYTTGGQILISEMTLNQAGRNLIKIENQKLVQPKGVKKPITIYEIGGILGNYNLFISKQEQHFYSIPNPILLQYFILEGKHISDGVLMASLVGLSEKGGLIVTEANNDIIPGALANLKLNIKLESEQWSDDIYAKVLEKSAKPGAFYVGFTAKSPEVEQYLNQLYQTINVLKVDPHSHPS
- a CDS encoding radical SAM domain protein, with the protein product MIQTTLTPFSQKLGFPLTKQPITILQINLGKRCNLACNHCHVEAGPKRTEELNPDITSQLIELINRFPQIQTVDLTGGAPEMNYGFKPLVEAARKSKKQVIVRSNLTLYFVPGYEDIPEYCADNQLRIVASLPCYLENNVDKMRGKGVYQDSIQAIQWLNRLGYGKTPELILDLVYNPALPTSEKFTLPPEQSQLEQAYKDYLKKDLDIHFNQLLTITNLPIGRTKSYLQQKKLESSYLEFLESNYNPETVSNLMCRHQLSIDYQGYIYDCDFNQMENIPARNASGNILTVSDLLNANNLDLIETVKTASYCYGCTAGCGSSCGGSLV